From the genome of Clostridium sp. BNL1100, one region includes:
- a CDS encoding peptidase produces the protein MKVIFTFLDGVGIGEKDRTANPVYATEQQVLARLIDNARFQADASMGVEGLPQSATGQTTIFTGVNAPKVLNRHLSGQPTISLKKVIYKSNIFSELIKRGYKVTSSNVYRDEYLENMLNVKDRKHRPSVTSVMSMAAGIEFRTVNEFISENGVYHDITGDILKESGYRVNTITPQRAAQNLYRLSQNYDFTLYEHFLTDIQGHKADFDEAVKLIERLDSFFDELIKQMDFEEDVLIITSDHGNIEDMSVHTHTMNKVPVVVLGKKAENVKTEVHSLTDIMPFVLELFSKNGQ, from the coding sequence ATGAAAGTAATTTTTACATTTTTAGACGGAGTGGGAATAGGTGAAAAAGATAGGACGGCAAATCCTGTGTATGCTACTGAACAACAGGTACTTGCCAGACTTATAGATAATGCCAGATTTCAGGCTGATGCTTCAATGGGTGTGGAAGGTCTTCCCCAAAGTGCCACGGGTCAGACAACCATATTTACCGGAGTAAATGCCCCTAAGGTACTTAACAGGCATTTAAGCGGACAACCCACCATTTCTCTTAAAAAGGTTATATATAAATCAAATATATTCAGCGAGCTTATAAAAAGGGGCTATAAAGTCACCAGTTCAAATGTTTACAGGGATGAGTATCTGGAAAACATGCTGAACGTAAAGGACAGGAAACACAGACCTTCGGTAACATCTGTCATGAGCATGGCAGCCGGAATTGAGTTCAGGACAGTAAATGAATTCATAAGTGAAAACGGAGTATACCATGATATTACAGGAGATATACTAAAGGAGTCCGGATACAGGGTTAATACCATCACTCCACAAAGGGCAGCACAGAACCTATACAGACTTAGCCAAAATTATGATTTTACATTGTACGAGCATTTTTTAACTGATATACAAGGCCATAAAGCGGATTTTGATGAAGCGGTAAAATTAATAGAAAGACTGGACAGTTTTTTTGACGAATTGATAAAACAGATGGATTTTGAAGAGGATGTGCTTATTATAACCAGCGACCATGGAAATATTGAGGATATGAGTGTTCATACCCATACCATGAACAAGGTACCTGTGGTAGTACTGGGAAAAAAAGCAGAAAACGTAAAGACAGAGGTTCATTCACTGACAGACATTATGCCCTTTGTGCTTGAATTGTTTTCAAAAAATGGACAGTGA
- a CDS encoding U32 family peptidase has product MAKKIELLAPAGTYDAFLAAIENGADAVYLGGKLLNARQFAGNFDEEQLERALDYAHTRDAGIFLTMNTLVLDSEMQEAVEYAAKAYEMGVDAFIVQDMGLAVNLKKLIPGITLHASTQMTIYSMEGIKALETLGFDRIVLARELNLEEIKKICGQTPLEIEAFVHGALCICVSGQCYMSSMIGGRSGNRGKCAQPCRMPYSIKRDGSDIGSGYLISPKDICYIDHLSELIDAGVTSLKIEGRMKSPEYVASVVATYRKYIDLIYEAKGITHSKTSRHKVSQEDRHKLLQSFNRGGFSKGYLLGKTGPEMMAYEKPKNWGTPLGNVVSQDKSTNSVLIKLENTLGMGDGIEIWSGSKFQESPGGIITKIVKDKRLVRKAQKGDAVWVSVIKGNVQKGSRVYKTSDKEMLEQAAATYSKGSRKSSIKANFTMKYGQVPVLTLQDAYGNSVSAVGEQFPQKAINKPLTKERIIEQLKKMGSTPFDIVDINLDIDEDAVIPISELNNIRRSAGEQLEQKRILSFKKESANLDKRTFNSISYFPGNVQMINKDKKISAMFYDYPGGMDFKDLDVDRVYLPFTEIMGNEGLVRAKSIHETGKEVYAYIPAVIRGNYTEILKKSLQKVSNDVDGFLAGSPAVYDIIRGKLGNNVPIVGDYTINIINSYSLNKLKELGFTGGTLSCELNLSQITEMKYPSDFDTELVVYGKIPVMTSEYCPVGGSVGKCEPQKCGKLCKNGVYKLSDRKGAEFLVKSDCVDCRSTIFNSNVLFAPELSEQISKTGIEHIRLSFVDETEKDIHDICCLYRSLLGHDKITSNMEKLIERIKASGFTRGHFQKGV; this is encoded by the coding sequence TTGGCTAAAAAAATAGAACTATTGGCACCGGCAGGGACATATGATGCCTTTTTGGCTGCAATAGAAAATGGGGCGGATGCAGTTTACCTTGGAGGAAAACTGCTTAATGCCAGACAATTTGCGGGAAATTTTGATGAGGAACAGTTGGAGAGGGCATTGGACTACGCTCATACCAGAGATGCCGGCATTTTTTTAACTATGAATACTTTGGTTTTGGATTCGGAAATGCAGGAGGCTGTAGAATATGCCGCAAAGGCATACGAAATGGGTGTAGATGCCTTTATAGTACAAGATATGGGTCTTGCAGTCAATTTGAAAAAACTGATACCAGGAATTACATTACATGCCAGTACACAGATGACAATATACAGCATGGAAGGCATAAAAGCCCTTGAAACACTTGGATTTGACAGAATAGTACTTGCAAGGGAGCTGAATCTTGAAGAAATAAAAAAGATTTGCGGACAAACTCCTCTTGAAATTGAGGCTTTTGTCCACGGCGCTTTGTGCATATGTGTTTCAGGACAATGCTATATGAGCAGTATGATAGGAGGAAGAAGCGGAAACAGGGGGAAATGCGCCCAACCATGCAGAATGCCATATTCCATAAAGAGGGATGGCAGTGACATTGGCAGTGGATATCTTATCAGCCCAAAAGATATATGTTATATAGATCATTTATCTGAACTTATTGATGCGGGGGTAACCTCACTAAAGATAGAGGGGCGAATGAAAAGCCCTGAATATGTGGCCTCTGTAGTTGCTACCTACAGGAAATATATTGACTTGATTTATGAGGCAAAAGGTATTACTCACAGTAAAACGAGTAGACATAAAGTATCGCAGGAGGATAGACACAAACTGCTCCAAAGCTTTAATCGGGGTGGGTTTTCTAAAGGTTACCTTTTAGGTAAAACAGGGCCGGAAATGATGGCGTATGAGAAACCAAAAAACTGGGGAACCCCTTTAGGAAATGTGGTTTCACAGGATAAAAGCACAAATTCTGTTCTCATAAAGCTTGAAAATACTCTGGGAATGGGTGACGGAATTGAGATATGGTCCGGCAGTAAGTTTCAGGAAAGTCCGGGGGGGATAATAACAAAAATAGTAAAGGACAAGAGATTGGTCAGGAAAGCCCAAAAAGGTGATGCTGTGTGGGTTTCAGTCATAAAGGGAAATGTTCAGAAAGGAAGCAGGGTCTACAAGACTTCAGACAAGGAAATGCTGGAGCAGGCTGCAGCAACCTATTCAAAGGGGAGCAGAAAGTCCTCCATAAAAGCAAACTTCACCATGAAATACGGACAAGTACCGGTATTAACTTTGCAGGATGCTTATGGAAACAGTGTTTCGGCAGTAGGTGAGCAATTTCCTCAAAAGGCTATAAATAAGCCTTTGACAAAGGAACGAATCATTGAACAATTGAAAAAGATGGGTTCAACACCTTTTGATATAGTTGACATTAACCTTGACATCGATGAGGATGCAGTCATCCCAATAAGTGAGCTTAACAACATAAGAAGAAGTGCTGGTGAACAACTGGAACAGAAACGAATATTATCCTTTAAAAAGGAATCAGCTAACTTAGATAAAAGAACATTTAATTCAATTTCATATTTCCCGGGAAATGTTCAAATGATAAATAAAGATAAAAAAATATCTGCAATGTTTTATGATTACCCTGGCGGAATGGACTTTAAAGACTTGGACGTTGACAGAGTGTATCTGCCATTTACGGAAATAATGGGAAATGAGGGTCTGGTACGTGCAAAAAGTATTCATGAGACAGGTAAGGAAGTATATGCGTATATCCCCGCCGTTATAAGGGGGAATTACACGGAAATATTGAAAAAAAGCCTACAAAAGGTTTCTAATGACGTAGACGGATTTTTGGCCGGAAGCCCCGCTGTTTATGATATAATACGGGGAAAGTTGGGTAATAATGTGCCAATAGTCGGTGACTATACGATTAATATAATAAACAGTTATTCTTTGAATAAGTTAAAGGAGCTGGGATTCACCGGAGGGACTCTCTCCTGTGAACTTAATCTGTCTCAGATAACTGAAATGAAATATCCTTCGGATTTTGATACTGAACTTGTGGTATACGGAAAAATCCCGGTTATGACCAGCGAATATTGTCCTGTAGGCGGAAGCGTGGGAAAATGTGAACCTCAGAAGTGCGGCAAGCTTTGTAAAAACGGTGTTTATAAGCTTAGTGACAGAAAGGGTGCTGAATTCCTTGTTAAAAGCGATTGTGTTGACTGCCGCAGTACAATATTTAATTCCAACGTACTTTTTGCACCTGAGCTTTCAGAGCAGATAAGCAAAACCGGGATTGAACATATAAGGTTGAGTTTTGTTGATGAAACTGAAAAGGACATACACGATATATGTTGCTTATATAGAAGTTTGCTTGGACATGATAAAATAACATCTAATATGGAAAAATTGATTGAGAGGATTAAAGCATCAGGCTTTACAAGAGGGCATTTCCAAAAGGGAGTATAA
- the dut gene encoding dUTP diphosphatase, producing MSVEIFIELCRKDAVLPKYANPGDAGMDVYAAESAIIAPGETVVVPTGLKLAIPEGYEIQVRPRSGISFKTPLRVPNSPGTIDSGYRDELGIIISNSSDMDVPDNSESPFTLDEKENRKGTYIIRKGDRIAQIVLQVVPKMEFTIVNSVREIGSDRGGGFGSTGITK from the coding sequence ATGTCTGTTGAGATATTTATAGAATTGTGCAGGAAAGATGCAGTTTTGCCCAAATATGCCAATCCGGGGGATGCCGGGATGGATGTCTATGCAGCGGAAAGTGCCATAATTGCACCCGGAGAAACAGTTGTTGTACCCACGGGGTTAAAACTGGCAATACCCGAGGGCTATGAAATTCAAGTCAGACCCCGCAGCGGAATATCCTTCAAAACACCTTTAAGAGTCCCAAATTCACCGGGTACAATTGATAGCGGATATCGGGATGAGTTGGGAATAATAATTTCCAACAGCTCGGATATGGATGTTCCCGACAACAGTGAGTCACCTTTTACGTTGGATGAAAAAGAAAACCGCAAGGGAACATATATTATAAGAAAAGGTGATAGGATTGCGCAGATAGTTTTACAGGTTGTACCAAAAATGGAATTTACCATTGTTAATTCCGTCAGAGAAATAGGCAGTGACAGAGGCGGAGGATTCGGCTCAACAGGAATTACAAAGTAG
- the hflX gene encoding GTPase HflX: MKVNGNIQSIKDKVLHELEDLYDKKYGSRDLVPEELAVTISRISADINREISVLINRRGIVADISIGDSGTVTLPQVDGRRGTARLSAIRCIHTHPSGGGMLSQVDVSTLQKLRLDTMIAIGVVDGQPSEIYTGCINHEEGVDIYGPFSMGDTRLNYIYRIIEELDASAKSEIYENEEEAETAILVGLETSQSRLENITSKDARESLEELEELAKTAGAVVVDKVLQKKQTEDSAYYIGKGKIEELSLMCQARDVQLLIFDDELSGAQIRNIEEMIKVRVIDRTTLILDIFAQRAVSKEGKLQVELAQLKYKLPRLMGMGTQLSRLGGGIGTRGPGEKKLEVDRRHIRRRITGLEQELKQLEKRREFLRSNRTSNNTPVIAIVGYTNAGKSTLMNRMCGSSVLVEDKLFATLDPSARQLTMSDGREAILIDTVGFIRKLPHDLIEAFKSTLEEAVHADMLLHVVDASNENVSMQISVVEKLLEELGASTKNTILVLNKQDLIKDGRRISTVGYSAVCEISAATGDGIEQLLEKITEGFMHQLKEVNLLVPYNDGWVMPYIYKNGQIIDQEYEEGGIKVKALVKVEKVSRLADFMVV; the protein is encoded by the coding sequence ATTAAAGTTAATGGTAATATACAATCAATAAAGGACAAAGTTCTTCATGAGTTAGAGGATTTATACGATAAAAAGTACGGTTCAAGGGACTTGGTTCCTGAGGAACTTGCCGTGACTATTTCCAGAATATCAGCAGATATAAACCGAGAAATTTCCGTACTTATTAACAGAAGAGGTATTGTAGCAGACATCAGCATTGGTGACAGTGGAACAGTTACTTTGCCACAGGTAGACGGCAGACGGGGAACAGCAAGACTGTCTGCAATAAGGTGTATTCATACTCACCCCAGCGGAGGGGGAATGTTGTCTCAGGTAGACGTAAGCACACTCCAGAAGCTGAGACTGGATACCATGATAGCCATAGGTGTTGTGGACGGACAGCCTTCTGAGATTTATACAGGCTGCATTAACCATGAGGAAGGCGTTGACATTTATGGGCCATTTAGCATGGGGGATACTCGTCTCAACTATATCTACAGAATAATAGAAGAATTGGATGCCTCGGCAAAGAGCGAAATTTATGAAAACGAAGAAGAGGCAGAGACTGCAATACTTGTAGGCTTGGAAACTTCACAAAGCAGACTGGAAAATATAACCTCAAAGGATGCTCGGGAATCCCTGGAGGAACTTGAGGAGCTGGCAAAAACAGCAGGGGCGGTAGTTGTAGACAAGGTATTGCAGAAGAAGCAAACTGAGGACTCTGCTTATTACATCGGCAAGGGAAAAATAGAAGAGCTTTCTTTAATGTGTCAGGCAAGGGATGTTCAGCTGCTGATATTTGATGATGAACTTTCAGGGGCCCAGATAAGAAATATCGAGGAAATGATAAAGGTAAGGGTAATTGACAGAACAACCCTTATACTTGATATATTTGCACAAAGAGCTGTTTCAAAAGAAGGTAAGCTTCAGGTAGAACTGGCACAGCTTAAATACAAACTTCCGAGGCTTATGGGTATGGGAACCCAGCTTTCAAGGCTTGGAGGAGGTATAGGAACCCGAGGCCCCGGTGAAAAAAAGCTGGAGGTTGACAGAAGGCATATACGCAGGAGAATCACAGGTTTGGAGCAGGAATTGAAACAGCTGGAGAAGAGAAGAGAGTTTTTACGTAGCAACAGAACCAGCAATAATACTCCTGTAATAGCAATTGTGGGGTACACCAACGCCGGAAAATCAACGTTAATGAACAGGATGTGCGGTTCTTCGGTACTTGTTGAAGACAAGCTTTTTGCAACCCTTGATCCATCTGCCAGACAGCTTACAATGAGCGACGGAAGGGAAGCAATACTCATTGATACGGTTGGGTTTATCAGAAAACTTCCCCATGACTTGATTGAGGCCTTTAAATCAACTCTGGAAGAGGCAGTTCACGCAGATATGCTTTTGCACGTGGTAGATGCCTCAAATGAGAACGTCTCAATGCAAATATCCGTTGTAGAAAAGCTTCTTGAAGAACTGGGTGCTTCAACTAAAAACACCATACTGGTACTTAACAAGCAAGACTTGATAAAAGACGGCAGGAGAATCAGTACTGTGGGCTATTCGGCAGTTTGTGAAATATCGGCTGCTACCGGAGATGGCATAGAACAGCTGTTGGAAAAAATAACAGAAGGCTTTATGCATCAGCTGAAGGAGGTAAACCTTCTAGTGCCGTATAATGACGGATGGGTTATGCCGTATATATACAAAAACGGACAGATAATTGATCAGGAATATGAGGAAGGCGGGATAAAGGTAAAGGCTCTGGTTAAGGTGGAAAAAGTTAGCAGGCTTGCGGATTTTATGGTTGTATAA
- a CDS encoding NUDIX hydrolase: MLVRNCAGGVVFSGEKVFLLKNEKDEWVLPKGVIRNGDYPDEVAKNRVKEETGIDAEIILAAGNTNYEFFSVTRQRPVCNKITWYVMKSLNDNFEVNKEDNFSEGGYFSIEEALEKITYSQDRALINLSFAKYKELA, encoded by the coding sequence ATGCTTGTTAGAAACTGTGCAGGTGGAGTGGTCTTTTCTGGAGAGAAAGTGTTTCTTTTAAAAAACGAGAAGGATGAATGGGTACTTCCAAAGGGGGTCATCAGAAATGGAGATTATCCCGATGAGGTAGCCAAAAATAGGGTAAAGGAAGAAACGGGAATTGATGCCGAAATTATTTTAGCAGCAGGCAATACCAACTATGAATTTTTCTCTGTAACACGTCAGCGTCCGGTTTGTAACAAGATTACCTGGTATGTAATGAAATCCCTTAATGATAATTTTGAAGTTAATAAAGAAGATAATTTCAGTGAAGGCGGATACTTTTCCATTGAAGAGGCTTTGGAGAAGATTACTTACAGTCAGGACAGAGCACTTATAAATTTGTCTTTTGCGAAATATAAAGAGCTGGCTTAG
- a CDS encoding YigZ family protein, which yields MLPEYKTILNNAEAEFEEKKSRFIANVRPVTCEEEALEFIEAIRSKYWNATHNVYAYSINNETLIQRYSDDGEPSGTAGVPTLEVIKRMGLQDAVVVVTRYFGGTLLGASGLIRAYSKSASLGLEAAEIVTRKLCYNLNIIIEYTIFGRLQNMLISNNNIIKDIRYEQDVELCVLIEVGNEEKLMKDIVEVSNGRAILDLGEKTYITLGSDGRLII from the coding sequence TTGTTACCTGAATACAAAACAATTTTAAATAACGCTGAAGCGGAGTTTGAAGAAAAAAAGTCCAGATTTATTGCTAATGTTCGTCCTGTAACATGTGAAGAAGAAGCACTGGAGTTTATCGAGGCAATCAGGTCAAAGTACTGGAATGCAACTCATAATGTATATGCCTACAGTATAAACAACGAAACCTTGATCCAGAGATACAGCGACGACGGTGAGCCTTCGGGGACAGCCGGTGTACCGACGCTGGAAGTAATAAAACGTATGGGCTTGCAGGACGCTGTGGTGGTAGTGACCCGCTATTTCGGTGGAACATTGCTTGGGGCCTCCGGGCTTATACGAGCATACAGCAAGAGTGCCTCCTTGGGTCTTGAGGCAGCTGAAATAGTTACCCGTAAGCTGTGTTATAACCTGAATATTATAATAGAATACACTATTTTCGGACGGCTTCAGAATATGCTTATTTCAAATAATAATATTATAAAAGACATCAGATATGAGCAGGATGTTGAACTTTGTGTTCTTATAGAGGTTGGAAATGAAGAAAAACTCATGAAGGATATTGTAGAGGTTTCCAATGGAAGAGCTATCCTTGACCTTGGTGAAAAAACTTACATTACATTAGGCAGTGATGGAAGGTTGATTATTTAA
- a CDS encoding YebC/PmpR family DNA-binding transcriptional regulator, producing MSGHSKWANIKRQKGAADAVRAKIFTKLGREIQIAVRMGGADPNANSKLKDIIAKCKANNMPNDNIQRSIKKASGEADGSNYEEITYEGYGPGGVAVICECTTDNRNRTAGDLRHYFDKFGGNLGQSGCVSFMFNKKGVIVIEKDDKVNEETLMMEALDAGAEDFDSDDNCYEIVTDPADFSAVREALEAKGYEFIEAEVSMIPTTTTKLTEPEQIKFMDKLIEALEDLDDVSNVYHSWEQEDEEE from the coding sequence ATGTCAGGGCATTCAAAATGGGCGAATATTAAACGCCAAAAAGGTGCAGCAGATGCTGTCAGAGCCAAGATTTTTACTAAGCTGGGAAGAGAAATCCAGATAGCTGTAAGAATGGGAGGAGCTGACCCAAATGCAAATTCTAAATTAAAGGATATTATCGCTAAATGTAAAGCAAATAATATGCCTAATGATAATATTCAAAGAAGTATTAAAAAGGCATCGGGTGAAGCCGATGGTTCCAACTATGAAGAAATAACCTACGAAGGCTACGGCCCGGGCGGAGTTGCTGTTATATGCGAATGTACAACAGACAACAGAAACAGAACAGCCGGCGACCTGAGGCATTATTTTGATAAATTCGGCGGAAACCTTGGACAAAGTGGCTGCGTTTCCTTCATGTTTAACAAAAAAGGTGTTATAGTTATTGAAAAGGATGACAAGGTTAACGAAGAAACCTTGATGATGGAAGCATTGGATGCCGGAGCAGAAGATTTTGATTCAGATGATAACTGCTACGAAATAGTAACTGATCCTGCTGATTTTTCAGCTGTTCGTGAGGCACTTGAAGCAAAGGGCTACGAATTTATTGAAGCAGAGGTTTCAATGATACCAACTACTACTACAAAGCTTACAGAACCTGAACAGATTAAGTTTATGGACAAGCTGATAGAAGCATTGGAAGACCTTGACGACGTGTCAAATGTTTACCACAGTTGGGAACAGGAAGACGAGGAAGAATAA
- a CDS encoding DUF4846 domain-containing protein — translation MKKLLITIMLVLLTACSNTNPAQTTKSTVSVPTQASGIPSHTIEKPENLINSNGQTVQQRIRVPKGFERINVEKNSFGQYLRDLSVKPDGTKIKLYNGEVTEKNVHVAVLDIDVGNRDLQQCADAVIRLRAEYLYNQGLYKRIHFNFTNGFNADYWKWMNGNRIVVKGNNIFWVKNTNYSKEYSSFRKYLDVVFAYAGTLSLSKEMKYESVENMQIGDVFLKGATPGHAVIVLDMAENKKTGEKIFLTAQSYMPAQSIHILRNPENEALSPWYSTNFGDTLKTPEWDFDQNQLMRFQN, via the coding sequence ATGAAAAAATTATTAATTACGATTATGCTAGTCCTACTTACTGCATGTTCAAATACAAATCCTGCTCAAACCACTAAAAGCACTGTCTCAGTACCAACACAGGCATCCGGCATACCTTCTCATACAATCGAAAAACCTGAGAATCTTATTAATTCCAACGGACAAACGGTTCAGCAAAGAATCAGGGTTCCTAAAGGCTTTGAAAGAATAAATGTAGAAAAGAACTCCTTTGGTCAATACCTTAGAGATTTATCCGTAAAGCCCGATGGTACGAAGATAAAGCTTTACAACGGCGAGGTAACGGAAAAAAATGTTCATGTTGCAGTTCTTGATATTGATGTGGGCAATAGAGATTTACAACAATGTGCTGATGCAGTTATCAGATTAAGAGCTGAATATTTGTACAATCAGGGACTTTACAAAAGAATACACTTCAATTTTACAAATGGATTTAACGCTGATTACTGGAAATGGATGAATGGAAACAGAATTGTAGTTAAGGGTAATAACATCTTCTGGGTTAAAAATACAAATTATTCAAAAGAATACAGTAGTTTCAGAAAGTATCTGGATGTAGTTTTTGCATACGCAGGAACCTTATCTCTTTCAAAAGAGATGAAATATGAATCTGTAGAAAACATGCAAATAGGAGACGTATTTTTAAAAGGTGCTACTCCCGGTCACGCTGTTATCGTACTGGATATGGCAGAAAACAAAAAAACAGGAGAAAAGATATTTTTGACAGCACAGAGTTACATGCCTGCACAAAGCATTCATATTCTAAGAAACCCTGAAAATGAAGCTCTAAGTCCTTGGTACTCAACTAATTTTGGTGATACGTTGAAGACACCCGAATGGGATTTTGACCAAAACCAGCTCATGAGGTTTCAAAATTAA
- a CDS encoding effector binding domain-containing protein, with the protein MNYYERIQKSIDYIEDNLENKINLDFAAQKAYMSMSNFYRMFFALTGYSVKEYIRLRRISLAAFELQSSNTCLIDIAIKFDFESGDSFSRAFKRVTGFLPSDYRKQKNLYNFERIDIMEKYFDIQDKELIENYPDIKVLKELKPTRVAYFCYYGKQPEHHAFAVMAEWLNKNSLNVNEQNLRIFGYNNPNPSSPDEVEYGYEVCVTVADNIVIKDDLVKEKVLDGGLYAVTNVKRGQDGNIGDEIVKAWNRFKNWLSDSKYVYGGHQWLEEHLGFDDNATHIGGIDLYMPIAVKSSEYDITKTFDYIEPMLTATYTATGKDAAEKARAFFFKWADSQGFFNDSKTHRFFAYYNHERIGHKDFFYKIHVTVDKEFRADNPDIKLEEFKGGYYAIMKAKYSYNGWTWGEFLKWLSKSTEFDLGDYWFFEEYKLNKPELEMDTEVVLHMPVK; encoded by the coding sequence ATGAACTACTATGAAAGAATTCAGAAATCCATTGATTACATTGAAGACAATCTTGAAAACAAGATTAACCTGGACTTTGCAGCACAAAAAGCATATATGTCTATGTCAAACTTTTATAGAATGTTTTTTGCACTAACCGGCTATTCGGTAAAAGAATATATCAGGCTTCGCAGGATTAGCCTGGCGGCTTTTGAGCTACAAAGTAGCAATACTTGTTTAATTGATATTGCAATAAAGTTTGATTTTGAAAGCGGAGACAGCTTTTCAAGAGCTTTCAAACGTGTAACGGGATTTCTGCCAAGTGATTATAGGAAACAGAAAAACTTGTACAACTTTGAGAGGATTGATATTATGGAAAAGTATTTTGATATTCAGGACAAAGAACTTATTGAGAATTATCCTGACATAAAGGTTTTGAAAGAACTGAAGCCAACTCGTGTAGCATATTTTTGCTATTATGGAAAACAACCTGAGCACCATGCTTTTGCTGTAATGGCAGAATGGCTTAATAAGAATAGTCTGAATGTAAATGAACAGAATTTACGTATTTTCGGATACAATAACCCGAATCCGTCATCTCCCGATGAAGTAGAATACGGGTACGAAGTGTGCGTCACTGTTGCAGATAATATAGTTATAAAGGATGACCTTGTAAAGGAAAAAGTTCTAGACGGAGGACTTTACGCTGTTACAAACGTTAAGCGAGGACAGGATGGTAATATAGGGGATGAAATCGTCAAGGCGTGGAACCGCTTTAAAAACTGGCTTTCGGACAGCAAATATGTTTATGGCGGACACCAGTGGTTGGAAGAGCACTTGGGCTTTGATGATAATGCCACCCATATCGGTGGAATAGACTTATATATGCCTATAGCTGTGAAATCCAGTGAGTATGACATAACCAAAACATTTGATTACATAGAACCTATGTTGACGGCTACATATACTGCAACCGGAAAAGATGCAGCTGAAAAAGCACGTGCTTTCTTTTTTAAATGGGCAGATTCCCAAGGCTTCTTTAATGACAGCAAGACACACAGGTTTTTTGCTTACTACAACCATGAGAGAATAGGTCATAAAGATTTTTTCTATAAAATCCATGTTACAGTCGATAAAGAATTTAGAGCTGATAATCCGGATATTAAGCTGGAAGAGTTTAAAGGCGGTTACTATGCCATAATGAAAGCAAAATACAGTTATAACGGTTGGACATGGGGCGAGTTTCTTAAATGGTTATCCAAAAGTACGGAATTTGACTTGGGAGACTATTGGTTTTTTGAAGAATATAAGCTTAATAAACCTGAACTTGAAATGGATACAGAAGTAGTTTTACATATGCCGGTAAAATAA
- a CDS encoding GyrI-like domain-containing protein: protein MNWLDKMNEAICYVEDNLTGEIDFDEAAIKACCSTYHFQRMFSFITDVPLSEYIRRRRLTLAAFELQNRGVKVIDLAFKYGYESPDAFTRAFQNLHGVTPTSARDMGIQLKAYPRISFHISIKGDMEMNYRIEEKESFSVFGVDTIVSKVDGKCYEKIPSFWLKSIKDGTMERILKAADCRNPDMLLNAAMYGHQDDGTYHYMLCQKTPQKGIPEGFVELDIPKLTWAIFPTEEHTEDKTSEKVQAIWERIYPEWFPSSGYQHADAPEFEMYYKVGDNKFIVEIWIPVYK, encoded by the coding sequence ATGAACTGGCTTGATAAGATGAATGAAGCAATTTGCTATGTAGAAGATAACTTAACGGGAGAGATTGATTTTGACGAAGCTGCAATAAAGGCATGTTGTTCAACCTATCATTTTCAACGTATGTTTTCGTTCATTACAGATGTACCGTTGTCTGAATACATCAGACGCAGACGGCTAACTCTCGCAGCGTTTGAACTTCAGAACAGAGGTGTAAAGGTAATCGACCTTGCGTTCAAATACGGATATGAGTCCCCCGACGCATTTACCCGTGCATTTCAAAATCTACATGGTGTTACGCCCACATCAGCGCGTGATATGGGCATACAGCTAAAAGCCTATCCACGCATATCCTTCCATATTTCGATTAAAGGAGATATGGAGATGAATTACAGAATTGAAGAGAAGGAAAGTTTTTCAGTATTTGGTGTTGATACAATTGTAAGTAAGGTAGATGGGAAATGTTATGAGAAAATACCTTCATTCTGGCTTAAATCAATTAAAGACGGGACTATGGAACGTATTTTAAAAGCTGCTGACTGCAGGAATCCTGATATGTTGCTGAATGCTGCAATGTACGGGCATCAGGATGATGGGACGTATCATTATATGTTATGTCAAAAAACTCCGCAAAAAGGTATTCCTGAAGGCTTTGTAGAACTGGACATACCAAAGCTGACTTGGGCCATTTTCCCGACAGAAGAGCATACCGAGGACAAAACTTCAGAAAAGGTACAGGCAATATGGGAACGCATATACCCGGAATGGTTTCCCTCATCAGGTTATCAACATGCAGATGCCCCTGAATTTGAAATGTACTATAAAGTGGGCGATAATAAATTTATAGTAGAAATCTGGATACCGGTTTATAAATAG